In Gymnogyps californianus isolate 813 chromosome 1, ASM1813914v2, whole genome shotgun sequence, the following are encoded in one genomic region:
- the MLNR gene encoding motilin receptor yields MWGGGGGGNSSEGEPWPWPPCDERLCLALPVRALVPVTAVCLGLFVVGVAGNVLTVLVIRGYRDMKTTTNLYLGSVAVSDLLILLGLPFELYRLWRSRPWIFGQLLCRLSHYLSEGCTYCTILHITALTVERCLAIYFPLKAKVVVTKHRAKAVIGVLWAFAFLSAGPFFFLINVEQPDNHTDFSRECKPTPQAMESGLLATMFWVTTSYFVLPIICLNVLYGFIGRELWQSNARLRGPNTVLREKGHRQTIKILAVVVLAFVICWLPFHIGRIVFINTQDTRMMLFSQYFNIFALQLFYLSASINPILYNLISKKYRAAACKLLLPRQAAARAFTVTKDAGGYTESSASTRNKYATSF; encoded by the exons ATgtggggcggcggcggcggcgggaacAGCAGCGAGGGCGAGCCGTGGCCGTGGCCGCCCTGCGACGAGCGGCTGTGCTTGGCGCTGCCGGTGCGGGCGCTCGTCCCCGTCACGGCCGTCTGCCTGGGGCTCTTCGTGGTTGGCGTGGCGGGCAACGTCCTGACAGTGCTGGTCATCCGCGGCTACCGCGACATGAAGACCACCACCAACCTCTACCTGGGCAGTGTGGCCGTCTCGGACCTGCTCATCCTCCTGGGGCTGCCCTTCGAGCTCTACCGCCTCTGGCGCTCCCGGCCCTGGATCTTCGGGCAGCTGCTGTGCCGCCTCTCCCACTACCTCAGCGAGGGCTGCACCTACTGCACCATCCTCCACATCACCGCCCTCACCGTGGAGCGCTGCCTCGCCATCTACTTCCCCCTCAAGGCCAAGGTGGTCGTCACCAAGCACCGGGCGAAGGCCGTCATTGGCGTCCTCTGGGCCTTCGCCTTCCTATCCGCCGgccccttcttcttcctcatcaaCGTGGAGCAGCCTGACAACCACACCGACTTCAGCCGTGAGTGCAAGCCCACCCCTCAGGCCATGGAGTCCGGCCTGCTGGCCACCATGTTCTGGGTCACCACCTCCTACTTCGTCCTGCCCATCATCTGCCTCAACGTCCTCTACGGCTTCATTGGCCGGGAGCTGTGGCAGAGCAATGCCCGCCTGCGGGGCCCCAACACGGTCCTCCGGGAGAAGGGGCACCGCCAGACCATCAAGATCTTGG CTGTGGTGGTTCTGGCCTTTGTAATTTGCTGGTTGCCTTTCCACATTGGCAGGATCGTATTTATAAACACCCAGGACACCAGGATGATGCTGTTCTCCCAGTACTTTAATATATTCGCTCTGCAGCTTTTCTACCTGAGCGCATCCATCAACCCTATCCTCTACAACCTCATTTCGAAGAAGTACAGGGCAGCAGCCTGCAAGCTGCTGTTGCCACGCCAAGCTGCAGCAAGGGCTTTCACGGTAACGAAAGACGCTGGTGGCTACACAGAGAGCAGTGCTAGCACAAGAAACAAGTACGCCACCAGCTTCTGA